Below is a genomic region from Triticum dicoccoides isolate Atlit2015 ecotype Zavitan chromosome 5A, WEW_v2.0, whole genome shotgun sequence.
CGTTTCGGTTTTTTCGGTTCGGTTAAATAGcgtacgttcgtccgtacgttcattttaatgaacgctGTTAGtcagttagccgcagacaacgaacgttcgttcattagcctgttcgtcttgTTTTATTTTCCaaggtttttccgtgattattttcgatcgcgatttctgccctaatctttgttctagtatattttttcgctcgtttatctgaatcgggtgaaacaagcgcctagatcttcgtctcgaagccctctttctgtttaaccaacttaaacaagattttggtactctaaaatttgactttagcccagattagtaatcggatcttgtttctttcgcagtttgagtttcgttgctccgtttgttttgattctttttgcaaaccggagttcttcagctgaactttctggttatatcttatttgagatttacccgtgcatctttgcttgattgcatatgtatgctattgtttgtttgcgatagaattcccagagtgcgaagcgtgctactacgggtCTCTAGgaattgcagatcgtcagcaaggcaagtaacactttgatcatacccctttgattacccagttttatgcgttagttacaaccctcacacattgcatgagtaggatctcttaacatgtgggtttgggaagtagttgatgaggtaggaacctatttcccttttattatcaaacccttgggagttacctctacgttatgcttatattgctatgctatgctcgtagacgtggattgggtttgagtgtatccatgacagatgtgagattgttaattaatggttcaacttaaggtgacaactttaatacacatctgggtggattgcttgtgggcacctggagaatccagtgttgtcctagctaggatatcccagagtacccgtgtgatcatcctacggtccgccacccaggctcaaatggatcataagattattcatgctagaaacttctgtgtgcatccacaagccattatgggttctggcatagttgagtatgttgtgtgacctctttcagtgatgggctagcagatgtaggggaaagtaggtgtaatggtccacccagagtaaagagttaatggttctgaaagactgtgtctcggtcatccgtttctcaaacaccttgtagtgcgagaaatccaacgaaggagatcgagtcttgtggggaaaagtgcgcaaacctctgcagagtgtataaactaatcatggttagccgtgtccccggttatggacatcttgagtatctggtacttgaattattgatttgatcccatcactctaaattaatttgttgggttaatgattactttaattgggattgagttggaggaaccttctcaatgctattttaactaccatgatagttaaataaaatatattcctttgttgtagggaaaaattggcttttcgcaaaaacaatataaccatagagcctccaccagccatattgcatgtagtgatagcatttatctgttcattgctctactgtgttatattgtcagcatattccatgtgctgacccgttctcaggctgcaacgtatcatgttgcagacttttcagacgacgagtaagatgccgtaggtcgtttgtcatgcactcagctatgtcgttggagttgatggactcgctttatcttccaagccttccgctgttatcgtatttagatggccttaaaccatatttattgtaataagttctcttttgagacattcgttgtaataagtgtgtgattgctactctgttataaatccttcgaagtactgggtgtgtcagcattaccgatccaaggatgacactgaagcacagagacttgaccgtctgaggtcgggtcgctacaaatgcGCTCCTCGATACGGGAGGAGGTCTGGATCATGGTGTCGTCGCCCACGGTTTGCAGGCCCCCTCGACGTACATGACCCCCTCTAACATGAAGTTGGAGCCTATCTCCTCGAACGACAAGGATCAGAAGCCATTCGTCCTCACTGAGGCCGCTATGACAGACGACGAGTTCGCGACATATAGCGCTTAGTCGGACTTCACGAACGTTGACCTCTATGGCCACCCTCTCCACAGTTGCCATGATTCTCCACGACGACGAGGAGCCACTGCTGTCGCGGTCACCAAGGTAGTGGAGGACGTGCCTGTGCACATTCTCGGCGGCACCTCCTCATTCACAGCCTTGTCGTGCCAGGCCCCTCATCCGGGACCGCAGCCTCCGCGAGGAGGCGCGGCGACTTCTCCTCCTCGTTGCCTGAGGAGATGATGATCTCCTTGTTCTCAGGGGAGCCAGCCGCCGTGGAGGTCGAGGGCCCCAGAGAGCAGAGACAACAACGCCAAGATCTACACTGGAAGGAGATTCAGAGCCGCTGCATGCTGCCGTAGAGAACCACAACTTCAACACGTTATGAGGTGGTGCAGTGTGCACTGTGTCGTGTGGACGACGCCGGAGCGGAGAGGAGTGATGCGGTGTGGTGTAGACATCGTCGGAGCCGTGCTTAAATAGGCGCAACCAGATGAACGAAAGGGAAGTCGGCTTCAATGTGGTGCACCATCCGGAGTAGGCTTCTTGGTTGCCGCATCGGCATAGAAACGGCCACGCCCGCTCATCCGGTCATGTCGCTCTGACCGACATCAATGACGTGTGGAGTCACGTTAGCTCTGGAGCGGGCTGGCTGGCATGACTACGCGGCCACCCCTTCGTGCGGAGAGGGTTTTGGGGCGCGCGTATGTTGCGTCAGTCCAGACGTCCGCAAAGCCCCTTGGTTTGCGTCCGGTTTACGGGAATTTGGACAACCATACCCGTTCGTGGACCGGCGTGGTACCACGTTGGATGACAAATTGTGTCCATATAGCTGCATCCGGTTTTGAGGATCCGTGCTGGAGATGCTCTCACACGCTACCTTAGAGAATCTACAACTGGACCCCTCAAACCCGTCTCAAACGCCCGGACAGGCCGCCTGGTCGCTGCCCGGTCACGAAATTTGGACCTAGACGGGCCTCTCAAAccgcctcaaacgcccgggctcaCCGGCACCCCCCATATCTAGCCAAAATATGAGGCGGATATGGGGCGGTCCGGGCGCGCCCGCCACGTCGACTTGGCCCAGCCTGGCCCACGTCTGCCCCACAAATATCATCGTCCGAAAAACCCTAGACCGCAGTCAATCCGAACTCCACTTCACTCTTCTCTCCGTCCACTCCACTTCTGATCCCCTCCAAACTCATCCGATGGCCGGCGACCGAAGCAGCGCTGCCTCCGGTGGGGACTCCGGCTCCGACGACGACTGGTCTAGCCTGCTACGCGAAGCGGACCCCGACGATGTGGAGAAGGTCATCCTCGGCATCGTATTGAGGCGTTCGGTCGTCGACCAAGGCGGATCCGGCAGCGGCGGATCCACTTCGACAGCGCCCGGCGTCCTCCGCCCTTCCTCGTTCTGCTTATATTTTATCTATGTTTGTAGTATGGATTTGCACTGTCCGCCGTTGAACTCCGTCTAATCCGATGAACTGCGCTATGATCATGTGTTTTACGCAGCGTTGCATGAATAGCATGATTTCGAGGTTTAGAATATGAGAGACGCGAGTGTGGAAGACGAAATATGAGGCGTGCCCGGTCAGTGCCCGGGCGCGTCCGCAACCGTTTGAGGGGTCGTATTTGCCCAAtcgggctgtagatgctcttaggggcCACTTATGTTTGGGTCTGCTTTAGGTCTGTGAAATCGGTTTGTGCTCCATACTTACCTTAGCTAGACATTCCGTTGTTAGGGTTTTACACGGTTGTCCTTGACCGACCGTGTGTTCAAGGTTTTGTTTTGTTAGTTTTTCTTATTTATACCACTACATAGTGTATCAATAACTTCAAATGTAAAGACATACAATATCATAGGTGGTTATCTATAAGGGCAAATTAACTGCTAAATAATGTACTTCCTCCGTATCAAAATATAGCCTACAAAAACATCTCCTATTTTGGTACAAAGGTAGTACTTACAAGAAGGATTTAGTGTGTATAGCTCAACTCAATAACAAGTAGCTAACTCATTAATTTGCTACTTAACCAATTGGTTTTGATACGTATTTTTGGAAAGAGATCAATGTCAAGTTGCCAAATCTATGGATCAAGTTTTGAAGGAGAACTCAGCGTTCTTCTCAAGCACAACAAGCTATATAGAGTAAATCATTAGTCTGCTAAAGATCAAAATAGAGGTACATTTCAGGCAACCATCTAACAGATGATACATCATTGATGGCGAACCTCGATGGGTTAGAAGTAGTGAAGACACGACCCAAACTTGAAATAACACCTCACCAGGCACACTGACCGAACCATCAAGCTTTGCCTACACATAATCAAAACAGGCAGAGCAGCATGACGTAGTTAGGCAACAATCTCTCCTAACCACTGATTCATGGCCAATCTCATCACCGATAACCATGGAAACCCAACCAAGCTGAGAGGGCCGATCATGACAAATTCACATCATTAACACCTTACTGAGAGAACATTCAATCAGTTGGACTGCTGTACGACAACCCCTTGATTTGGCCCGTTACATCGTATGTTGTGCTGATATACTCCATTATATTTGATTATGTGGCCGTCATCGTTGCCTTCTATGTTGTCCGCTTCATGCACATGAACCGGTGTGTCCAATGAGCATATGTTTTCTTCAGTAATCAGCACATCTTTTATGAGGTCCTGAGGTTCTTGGCATTTTTCATTGGATTGAGTACCTATCAAAACTCACACGTAGACACATACATGAGGTTATTATGGTTATAAATTAACCTAGTATTGATCTTTTATACTTCTCTTGGTTATGGTAAGCAAGTCCGTTTTTTTTTAACCAGAGGGTTACCTTTCCTCCTTGTTATGGTATTTTAAAGCTACGACTCTGAACCTCTTATTCAGATGTTTGAATTGTGAGTAAAATTATCTAAAGTATTAGATATACCTGTTATCTCTCCATTCGACATCAAATTATTGTTCTTTGAAACATCTGAAGATGAGAAATATGCCAACGGTGCCCTTGAGCTTGATGCAAAGAAAGAAGAATGAGATGAAGACAATGGGAACCGGCACCCTGGAATAAGTGGTGTATCTCCAGCTTCATTTGGCTACAACAAGAAATAAGGACATTGGAATAATTAGAAGGACACCATTTTATCGAAAATAATTGACTGTCCCATTTGAATTTGTAAGATGCAGACCTCTAGGTATTCTCTGTGACCTATGTAGTGAACTAGTGGAAAGTGACTGCGATGCATGTTGAGGTACCCAATGAGATTACTTCAATGAAGAAATCAATTCCAGTTTGAGTACAACTAACAACAACACAAAGGCGTTAAAAAATACACAAAGGTGTCACTTTTTCAGCATTTTTAATTGCTACTGACAACAGTGGTTCAAATTTGCATAATAATTTTGTACATCATCAGGAactcaatctatataaaaaaaggcagcccggtgcatgtagctcccgcttgcgcagggtctggggaagggtccgaccactttgggtataTCATCAGGAACTCAAACTATATTTAAAAAAGGGcagcccagtgcatgtagctcccgcttgcgcgggatccggggaagggtccgaccactttgggtctattgtacgcagcctttccctacatttctgcaagaggctgtttccaggacttgaactaaCAAGGACTTGAGCAGCTCAGATTAAATTAACAAGGCAGcaactttaccactgcgccaaggctccccttcaggaACTCAATCTATAGCAGAACTAAAACAAGGGTCATTGTAAAACACAAATTGGAAGGAAACAGTACACACTTGTTAGTTTAATCTAGGAAACATACATGACAAGGAATGTACCTTAGTAATAACTTCAGGCACTACATCCAAGTGCGAAGCAGATGCCAATATCTTCTTTCCTTTCAGATCTCCAATCGCAGGCTCCTCCAGAATGATCTCTGAGATATCAATACTTAATCTGAGCTGCTCAGCTTGCTATGAAAGTTGGTGAGATGGCGAACTCCCAGAGctgctagaacaggattaccatcctGGCACCCAGAAACGTCGAGATTTTGGAGCTTTTTAAGGCACAGTGGCAGATATTCAAGACTAGTGCAGTTTGAGAGATTCAGAAACTGAAGAGAAGTAAGGCATTCAAAGGAACCAAGAATTTTAAGATCAGGACAAGATGAAAGATTTAGGGCTTTCAAATATGCAAGCTGACCAAATGATTGGGGGAGCTCCTCAAGTTTAGAACATTCTGATAGATTCAGATATTGAAGTGAACAAATGTTGCCAAAAAACTCAGGCAGCATTTGGAACTCGAAACCACTTAAGTTCAGATCTACAAGAGAACAAAGGCTAGCAAATGATTGCAGTAGTCTATTAGGTAATGTCGGAAGCTTAGAACACCGTGACAGGTTCAAGAAACGAAGTTTGGTGAGGTTTTCAATAGATTCAGGGAAGCTTCTAACTTCAGGACAGCATGAGAGGTTTAGGTAATGTAAGTCATGCAGCAAATCAAGGCTTTTCAATTCCTGAAGTTTCTGGCAACCTTGGAGATTCAAATAATTCAGGCCCTTTAAGTTGCTGAGGAAGGATGGCAATTCCATGAGTTCAGTTTCTGAAAGATCCAATGCTTGTAGCTTATTAAAGCTACTAATTTGAGGAGGGAGTGTTGTAATGGACAAAGTGGAAGCATCAAGATACCTCAGCTGTTTAAGCTGAAAAACAGGAGCAGGTATCTCATTAACAGAACATTCACTGAGATCCAGAACACGCAGATACTTGTTAACTGAAAAAACTTTGCTGACATCTTCCAATTCTGTACCACTAGTCTTGAAAATGAGTGACCTTGCCTTGGAAGGCCAAGCCTTGCTATCTATTGACTGTAAGCTTGAAGCTGACACCTGTGCGTAACGATAATCACAAAATCTATTATGGCGATCATTCTCCGTGTCCAAAATCACAAGGATATCTTCACCAGCAACTGACCTAGCAAGATCATGTGCCAAATCATGCATGCAGAGCATTTCCTCTGATGCATTGAATATTTCTCCAGCAGTCTGTAGAGGACGTTAATTAGTTTACATACTTAAAAATATACAAACTCCCACCTTATTATGGAATTCATGAATATTATTTCTGGGCATAATTTAGTCATGCCTTGGTGCGGTTACATGTTTAGTTGATTTTAGCaaagaataaacagaagataagttCACACTTGCTTGTAAGGGTTTATCTGAATACACTGATATCATGTCCGTTTGATGCAGATATTAAAACCATACGTTTGTGTTGCATATTATTGGGGGTTCATGCCAAATCATGCTTCATCAATATAATCTTGAGATTTAatctaacaagaaaataaaatttatcGATGTCATCTTTTttggcttcagacgcctatacctggataggagtgcagacaacgtagagaagtacaagatggcgaagaaggccgcaaagcgagctgttggtgaagcaaggggtcgggcatatgacgacctctaccaacggttaggcacgaaggaaggtgaaaggggcatctataagatggccaagatccgagagaggaagacgagggatattggccaagtcaaatgcatcaaggacggagcaggccaactcttggtgaaggacgaggagattaagcatagatggcgggagtacttcgacaagctgttcaatggggagagtgagagttctaccattgaactgggagactcctttgatgagaccagcatgtgttttgtgcggcgaatccaggagtctgaggtgaaggaggctttaaaaaggatgaaaggaggcaaggcgatgggccctgattgtatccccattgaggtgtggaaaggtctcggggacatagcgatagtatggctaaccaagcttttcaacctcatttttcaggaaaacaagatgccagaagaatggagacggagtatattagtaccaatcttcaagaacaagggggatgttcagagttgtactaattaccgtggaattaagctgataagccatacaatgaagctatgggagagagtcattgagcaccgcttaagaagaatgacaagcgtgaccaaaaatcagtttggtttcatgcctgggaagtcgaccatggaagccattttcttggtacgacaacttatggagagatatagggagcaaaagaaggacttgcatatggtgttcattgacttggagaaggcctatgataagataccgcggaatgtcatgtggtgggccttggagaaacacaaagtcccagcaaagtacattaccctcatcaaggacatgtatgataatgttgtgacaagtgttcgaacaagtgatgtcgacaccgatgacttcccgattaagataggactgcatcaggggtcagctttgagcccttatctttttgcattggtgatggatgaggtcacaagggatatacaaggagatatcccatggtgtatgctctttgcggatgatgtggtgctagttgacgatagtcggacgggggtaaataggaagttagagttatggagacaaaccttggaatcgaaagggtttaggcttagtagaactaaaaccgagtacatgatgtgcggtttcaatactactaggtgtgaggaggaggaggttagccttgatggctaggtggtacctcggaaggacacctttcggtatttggggtcaatgttgcaggaggatgggggtattgatgaagatgtgaaccatcgaatcaaagccggatggatgaagtggcgccaaacttctggcattctctgtgacaagagagtgccacgaaagctaaaaggcaagttctacaggacggcggttcgacccgcaatgttgtatggcgcggagtgttggccgactaaaaggcgacatgttcaacagttaggtgtggcggagatgcgtatgttgagatggatgtgtggccacacgaggaaggatcgagtctggaatgatgatatacgagatagagttggggtagcaccaattgaggagaagcttgtccaacatcgtcggagatggtttgggcatattcagcgcaggcctccagaagctccagtgcatagcgaacggctaaagcgtgcggagaatgtcaagagagggcggggtagaccgaatttgacatgggaggagtctgttaagagagacctgaaggattggagtatcaccaaagagctagctatggacaggggtgcgtggaagcttgctatccatgtgccagagccatgagttggttgcgagatcttatgggtttcacctctagcctaccccaacttgtttgggactaaaggctttgttgttgttgttgttgttgatgatgtcaTCTTTTTTGTCCTAAATTTACCATGCGGCTTAAAAAGTCTATTGCTTTCAATAGCACGATATATGCCTTAATCGTGCTGGTTTCAGATGTCCTCACAGTAACCAACCTTAGTAATGTCGCAAATTTCGAATCAGTTATCATATAAAACACGATGTTCCTATGCAAGCTTTCTTTGCAGTAATTCCATTTGCACAAAGCTTATGAGAAGCTACAAATATTTCCGCACAACAAAAAAAAAACTACAAATATTAATAAAACAATGGCCCTTGTGAGTTGTTTGATTTCTGGAATGACGGAGAATATTGATGATGCACGTGGTCAGATTCACCATTTTGTACATGCATCACAGTATAGAACATAACAAGCAATAACAAAGGTATGGCTCCAAAGAACTTACTTGATGCCTTCCTATAACTTGAAGGAAATATATTGCTTTAAGTTCGTCAATATACTTCTCAGCAGTTACATCAAGAGGTAAGGTTCCATGTCtggactcaatcatgtcaagtgcaATCCATTGCTGAATAAGTTTTTTCTTGTCCATGACAGATCCTTTAGGGAAGATTGAACAGTATACAAAGCATAATCTTAGTTCGTGAGGCATATTGTAATATATTATCTTGAATGATGGAAATAGTGGTGAAATTTTGTCTTCGGGATAATCTTCCTCTATCTTCCACATATCTTTATCCTTGGCAGCTTTCCAGATCTCACGCCTCTGTCGTTGAGCATTCACCACAGATCCAAGAAAGTTAGCAACCAAAGGTGTGCCGCCACACCTTCTAACAATTTCTTCTCCGTATTCCCTGAACAGTGGGTCACCACGCCCAGTCATTGCCCTTTGTGAGAATATACTCAAACAATCATCTTCAGATAATGCAGACAACTTGTAAGGTGGAACAGTAGACACCAACTCAGCAACTTTATAGCTATGGGTGGTCACTACAATCTTGCTTTCTGTCTGTATACCTGTGAGCAACATCTGCTTCAGCTCATTCACTTCTTCATCTTTACCCCACAAGTTGTCTAATACTATTAAGCAGCTATACTTATTAAGTATGGTTTGAACGGCATTCTTAATTGATTGTAATTGCATATTTCCCTCAATCCTTTCGGTAGTTTGTGAAACTATATCCCTCCCGATTTTTTCAAGGCTGACATTACCCATGGAAACATGAACCCATATCCTGAAGCTGAATGCCTTTGTTCTGGCATCATTGAAAACTAGCTGTGCAAGGCTTGTTTTCCCAAGACCCATGGGCCCTACTATAGAAATAATGGAAATCTCACCGACACTTTTCTGCATTATAATGTCCATGAGATTTTCTAAGTCTCTATCTCTCCCAAAAAGAATAATGTCACTATTTCTGTATGATGTTGTCTGCTTCTCATCAAAATCCACCACTGAGTTAATATGTGAAATGAAATGATATTGATTTGGCAAGTGTTGCCTTGTCTGCAACAACTCTCTCTTGGATTTCATCTTATGAACCATGCTAACTTTCGAAATCACGGGATTGGAAAGTGAGCAGAACAATGATCCCTGAAAATTTATAAGCAGTTTTACTTAAAAATCAACATCTTTGCTGCTATAAGAAAATCTGTAAGCTTGCTAAATGTCATCACAGAGTGACTAGCAAAAGGCAGATAAGAAGTGCTTGTGCTACATGCCATAACAAAACCAAAATCCAAAATGTTGGGTTAAAGTTGCAATCGCATAACAATTCGTTGCTTCTTATGGCAGGAGTGGAAGAACCACGATCCTTGGTAAGCAGTACCTTACCATGGCAAACAAGAACTTGTTTCTCACTGCCCCTCAATGATTAATTCTTTACTATCTGGCCAAGTTAAAACAAAATGTTCTTGTCCCACTCCAGTTTACATGCTCAAGATTTTGGAGACCTATATGTTGAGAGCTCTATACATTCACTGCATATTATGGTAAAAgatagcgactacgcgactgcttgCTGTTCGTCTGCTTCCTCTATGTCTGCGTCGccctcatcatcaccatgtccaccgacgccaaacgtgccgccgccgagaagctCAAGGCCGGCagaaggccgccgaggacaccgctgctgccgccaccgccgcGGCGGCTTCTGcacggcctactggagggtataacacgTATATCCCTCCTGATTATTT
It encodes:
- the LOC119301312 gene encoding disease resistance protein RGA2-like isoform X1, which codes for MVGTEMLAAAAVSQVARKIGEIIGAAQGEVTLCCSFSDDLESIKDTLVYLEDLLKNAERNSFGSERANLRHWLAQIKSLAFDIEDMVDDYYSSKEQFEGSSSYAQKGSLFCSLSNPVISKVSMVHKMKSKRELLQTRQHLPNQYHFISHINSVVDFDEKQTTSYRNSDIILFGRDRDLENLMDIIMQKSVGEISIISIVGPMGLGKTSLAQLVFNDARTKAFSFRIWVHVSMGNVSLEKIGRDIVSQTTERIEGNMQLQSIKNAVQTILNKYSCLIVLDNLWGKDEEVNELKQMLLTGIQTESKIVVTTHSYKVAELVSTVPPYKLSALSEDDCLSIFSQRAMTGRGDPLFREYGEEIVRRCGGTPLVANFLGSVVNAQRQRREIWKAAKDKDMWKIEEDYPEDKISPLFPSFKIIYYNMPHELRLCFVYCSIFPKGSVMDKKKLIQQWIALDMIESRHGTLPLDVTAEKYIDELKAIYFLQVIGRHQTAGEIFNASEEMLCMHDLAHDLARSVAGEDILVILDTENDRHNRFCDYRYAQVSASSLQSIDSKAWPSKARSLIFKTSGTELEDVSKVFSVNKYLRVLDLSECSVNEIPAPVFQLKQLRYLDASTLSITTLPPQISSFNKLQALDLSETELMELPSFLSNLKGLNYLNLQGCQKLQELKSLDLLHDLHYLNLSCCPEVRSFPESIENLTKLRFLNLSRCSKLPTLPNRLLQSFASLCSLVDLNLSGFEFQMLPEFFGNICSLQYLNLSECSKLEELPQSFGQLAYLKALNLSSCPDLKILGSFECLTSLQFLNLSNCTSLEYLPLCLKKLQNLDVSGCQDGNPVLAALGVRHLTNFHSKLSSSD
- the LOC119301312 gene encoding putative disease resistance protein RGA3 isoform X2, which codes for MVGTEMLAAAAVSQVARKIGEIIGAAQGEVTLCCSFSDDLESIKDTLVYLEDLLKNAERNSFGSERANLRHWLAQIKSLAFDIEDMVDDYYSSKEQFEGSSSYAQKGSLFCSLSNPVISKVSMVHKMKSKRELLQTRQHLPNQYHFISHINSVVDFDEKQTTSYRNSDIILFGRDRDLENLMDIIMQKSVGEISIISIVGPMGLGKTSLAQLVFNDARTKAFSFRIWVHVSMGNVSLEKIGRDIVSQTTERIEGNMQLQSIKNAVQTILNKYSCLIVLDNLWGKDEEVNELKQMLLTGIQTESKIVVTTHSYKVAELVSTVPPYKLSALSEDDCLSIFSQRAMTGRGDPLFREYGEEIVRRCGGTPLVANFLGSVVNAQRQRREIWKAAKDKDMWKIEEDYPEDKISPLFPSFKIIYYNMPHELRLCFVYCSIFPKGSVMDKKKLIQQWIALDMIESRHGTLPLDVTAEKYIDELKAIYFLQVIGRHQTAGEIFNASEEMLCMHDLAHDLARCQLQAYSQ